A single Cryomorphaceae bacterium DNA region contains:
- a CDS encoding alpha/beta hydrolase produces the protein MSPQLIEDGKYSYLAAGEGKPLIVLHGLMGALSNFDGVVNFFSKEGHQVLIPQLPIYDLPLIKTNVKNIAKFVHGFMDHMGFEKASFMGNSLGGHVALVYALGHPDRVDKLILTGSSGLYEKAFGDTFPRREDKEYVRVKTQDVFYHPEIATDELVDDVFETINDRGKLVRILAIAKSAIRHNMAKDVPNIKAHTCLIWGKQDNVTPPDVAEEFNRLLPNSDLFWIDECGHAPMMEHPDEFNRILHAWFNDQEG, from the coding sequence ATGTCGCCACAACTAATTGAAGACGGGAAGTACAGCTATCTAGCTGCAGGTGAAGGGAAGCCGCTGATCGTGTTGCACGGGCTCATGGGCGCACTCAGCAACTTCGACGGAGTGGTCAATTTCTTTTCGAAAGAAGGTCATCAAGTACTGATTCCGCAATTGCCGATCTACGATCTTCCTCTGATCAAAACGAACGTCAAAAACATCGCCAAATTCGTACACGGATTCATGGACCATATGGGCTTCGAAAAGGCCAGCTTTATGGGGAATTCATTGGGCGGACATGTAGCGCTGGTCTACGCTCTAGGGCATCCGGACCGAGTTGACAAACTCATCCTGACCGGCTCTTCTGGGCTCTACGAAAAGGCCTTTGGGGACACCTTCCCTCGCCGTGAAGACAAGGAGTACGTACGGGTTAAAACTCAGGATGTTTTTTACCATCCGGAAATCGCTACCGACGAACTCGTTGACGATGTATTCGAAACCATCAACGACCGCGGTAAACTGGTTCGCATTCTGGCTATTGCCAAGAGCGCAATTCGCCACAACATGGCGAAAGACGTTCCCAACATTAAGGCGCATACATGCTTGATTTGGGGAAAGCAAGATAACGTGACCCCTCCTGATGTAGCGGAAGAATTCAACCGTCTGCTGCCCAATTCGGATCTGTTCTGGATCGATGAATGTGGACACGCACCCATGATGGAACACCCCGACGAATTCAACCGCATCTTGCACGCCTGGTTCAACGACCAAGAAGGATGA
- a CDS encoding DUF3817 domain-containing protein: MNKKTISTIAIAEAISYITFAITMPLKYGLDIYWPNKIVGWAHGGLFILYIVAMLIGWRRYGWTMGQTFLALAASLIPFAPFWVEKRIIQPSED; encoded by the coding sequence ATGAATAAGAAGACCATCAGTACCATAGCGATCGCAGAGGCGATTTCGTATATCACCTTTGCCATTACCATGCCTTTGAAGTACGGGCTGGACATTTATTGGCCGAACAAAATAGTCGGATGGGCCCACGGCGGACTCTTCATTTTGTACATCGTCGCTATGCTGATCGGATGGAGGCGCTACGGCTGGACAATGGGGCAAACCTTCTTGGCCCTGGCGGCCAGTCTCATTCCATTTGCGCCTTTCTGGGTCGAAAAACGCATTATTCAACCGTCAGAGGATTAG
- a CDS encoding carbohydrate-binding family V/XII, whose amino-acid sequence MRTLFTALFCTIVVSLWAQESSAPPTTWPQEIATKNGVATVYQPQLEELNGNTLSGRAAISYKAEGSTDLDFGAFWFESTLDVNKEERIAIIQDVRVIQLNFPAIEDEEKLEKARSGLEAEMNGWDIVTSYDHLLGSLADADQEIVMESQLNNDSPEIYFRNEPAVLVSIDGEPVVKDTDDKKLSYVVNSPFFLVRDNKTQNFYLKGGEYWYTTTDPIGDWDATSNIPRDIASFEEKNRPESSGTDSAAAAMDGPPAIIVTTTPSELILIDGEPDYGSLEGTQLLFVKNTESDVIVEIGSQKHFVLLAGRWYSSTSLKDGEWDFVDPVNLPEDFAKISAESEMAHVLISVPGTAQAQDALLSQSIPETAAVNRKETKVDVNFDGEPKFEKVDNTEVAYALNSDKTILRIQNKYYCVDNGIWFVSSAPAGPYEVSDTRPDEVDDLPPDSPVYNTKYVYIYDSTPEVVYVGYTPGYMYSYSYSGVVVYGTGYHYPYWYGSVYYPRPVTFGWGVHYNPWTGWGFSIGFSYGWVGWGYHPYYRPYWGPAGYHAGYRHGYHHGYNNGYRHGYHNGYRAGYAAAKRDNARRNVYNNNRAGVKPTSRPTTASRPSMKARPSNRQNNVYTDRSGNVYQRNNNGQWNQKTNGSTRPANRPSTQPSTRPGSRPSTQPSTRPSTRPSTQPSTRPSTRPSTNQYNRQEQLNRSYQNRQRSQNNYNQYQRSGSGGRYSRPSGGGARPAGRPAGGGGRRR is encoded by the coding sequence ATGCGCACGTTATTCACCGCTCTGTTTTGCACTATTGTCGTTAGCCTATGGGCTCAAGAATCGAGTGCTCCTCCTACGACCTGGCCACAAGAGATTGCGACCAAAAACGGGGTAGCGACCGTCTATCAGCCACAGCTCGAAGAACTCAATGGAAATACACTTTCAGGCAGAGCGGCGATCTCCTATAAAGCAGAAGGATCAACCGATCTTGATTTCGGTGCCTTTTGGTTCGAGTCCACCTTGGATGTCAACAAAGAAGAGCGAATTGCTATCATCCAAGACGTCCGAGTCATTCAACTCAACTTTCCTGCGATTGAAGATGAAGAAAAGCTCGAAAAGGCCCGATCTGGTCTTGAAGCGGAAATGAACGGCTGGGACATCGTAACCTCATACGATCACCTACTTGGCTCCTTGGCAGATGCAGATCAAGAGATCGTGATGGAGAGTCAATTGAACAATGACTCGCCGGAAATCTACTTTCGAAATGAGCCCGCTGTATTGGTTTCCATAGACGGAGAGCCGGTGGTCAAAGACACCGACGACAAGAAACTGAGCTACGTGGTGAATTCTCCTTTCTTTCTGGTCCGAGACAATAAGACGCAGAACTTCTACCTCAAAGGGGGAGAGTACTGGTACACAACAACGGACCCAATTGGAGATTGGGATGCAACCTCTAACATTCCTCGAGACATTGCCTCCTTCGAAGAGAAAAACAGACCTGAATCCTCAGGCACTGACTCGGCAGCTGCAGCTATGGACGGCCCTCCCGCCATCATTGTGACCACCACTCCAAGTGAATTGATTTTGATCGATGGTGAACCCGATTACGGAAGTCTTGAGGGCACGCAACTCCTGTTCGTGAAAAACACCGAAAGCGATGTGATCGTAGAAATAGGGAGTCAGAAGCACTTTGTTCTTTTGGCCGGTCGTTGGTACTCTTCGACTTCCCTGAAGGATGGCGAATGGGATTTTGTAGATCCCGTAAATCTGCCTGAAGACTTTGCCAAGATCTCAGCGGAATCCGAAATGGCCCATGTCCTTATAAGCGTCCCAGGAACGGCCCAGGCTCAAGACGCTTTATTGTCTCAGAGCATTCCGGAAACGGCCGCAGTGAACCGGAAAGAGACCAAGGTGGACGTCAATTTCGACGGGGAACCTAAATTCGAGAAGGTGGATAACACAGAGGTCGCCTATGCGCTCAACTCAGACAAAACCATCCTCAGAATTCAAAACAAGTACTACTGTGTAGATAACGGTATATGGTTTGTTTCTAGCGCACCTGCTGGACCCTACGAAGTCAGCGATACTCGTCCCGACGAGGTCGATGATTTACCACCTGATTCTCCTGTATACAACACTAAATACGTGTACATCTACGATTCAACACCTGAAGTGGTGTACGTCGGATACACGCCTGGATACATGTATAGCTATTCCTATAGTGGCGTCGTGGTTTACGGCACAGGTTACCATTATCCCTATTGGTACGGCAGTGTGTATTACCCAAGACCTGTGACCTTCGGATGGGGTGTGCATTACAACCCCTGGACTGGATGGGGTTTCAGTATTGGCTTTAGCTACGGCTGGGTTGGTTGGGGCTATCATCCATACTACCGCCCATATTGGGGGCCTGCGGGATATCATGCGGGATATCGTCATGGTTATCACCACGGCTACAACAACGGATATCGTCATGGGTACCACAACGGGTATCGAGCTGGGTATGCAGCGGCAAAAAGAGACAATGCTCGTCGAAACGTGTACAACAACAATCGTGCAGGCGTAAAACCGACAAGCCGGCCTACGACAGCAAGTCGCCCGAGTATGAAAGCTCGTCCTTCGAACCGTCAGAATAATGTATATACCGATCGGTCTGGGAACGTCTATCAACGGAACAACAACGGTCAGTGGAATCAAAAAACCAACGGCTCCACCCGACCTGCGAACCGTCCCAGCACACAACCCTCAACACGACCAGGAAGTCGCCCGAGTACACAACCAAGCACGCGCCCGAGTACGC
- a CDS encoding gliding motility lipoprotein GldB, which translates to MTHFSQKLFALTLGVMTLLSCQRDPLQVDTSRVSVDMEFARFDQAFFGTPAEQLPSELPQIQEDFPEFFLTSQTDQEWIAVHQDPLLNDLYSKVADVYPDLEGLRPDITSILEHRNFYYPMAPSKARVITYISGLDWEYPIIAADSLYFIGLDLFLGPDSSYGQFPRYIAARFSPEYLAPKFARQLAEPLVAIQRQSTSFLTQMLYEGRVLYLMEAFMPDAEKHLIMEYTPEELSWCEGNEEEIWTFFVEGELLFSNDNGLYDRFIAEAPFSKFFKKVDQESPGRIGRWLGWQIVRSYMAAHPETTLPELAQMSDAQELFKNAQYKPFQ; encoded by the coding sequence ATGACACATTTTTCTCAAAAATTGTTCGCTTTGACCCTCGGGGTCATGACTCTATTGAGCTGTCAGCGTGACCCGCTGCAGGTGGATACTTCTCGGGTTTCCGTCGATATGGAATTCGCACGTTTTGATCAGGCTTTTTTCGGCACTCCTGCCGAGCAATTGCCGTCGGAGCTTCCGCAGATTCAAGAGGATTTTCCAGAATTCTTTTTGACCAGCCAAACAGACCAAGAGTGGATCGCCGTGCATCAGGACCCCCTGCTCAATGATTTGTACTCTAAGGTCGCCGATGTTTATCCTGATCTCGAGGGCCTACGGCCCGATATTACTTCGATCCTCGAGCACCGAAATTTCTACTACCCCATGGCCCCTTCGAAGGCTCGAGTCATCACCTATATTTCCGGATTGGATTGGGAATATCCCATCATCGCCGCGGACTCCTTGTACTTCATTGGGCTTGATCTATTCCTTGGACCAGACAGTTCATACGGTCAATTTCCGAGGTATATCGCGGCTCGATTTTCTCCCGAGTACCTCGCGCCGAAATTTGCACGACAACTTGCTGAGCCCCTTGTGGCCATACAACGTCAGAGTACGTCATTCCTGACCCAAATGCTCTACGAAGGGCGCGTTCTGTATCTCATGGAGGCTTTCATGCCCGATGCGGAGAAGCACCTGATTATGGAATATACGCCAGAGGAATTGAGCTGGTGTGAGGGAAACGAAGAGGAGATCTGGACCTTCTTTGTCGAAGGTGAACTGCTGTTCAGCAACGACAATGGGCTGTACGACCGGTTTATTGCCGAAGCGCCTTTCTCTAAGTTTTTCAAAAAAGTAGACCAAGAAAGCCCTGGCCGCATTGGCCGATGGTTGGGCTGGCAAATTGTACGATCCTACATGGCCGCCCATCCCGAAACCACCCTCCCTGAGCTGGCTCAAATGAGCGATGCTCAGGAGTTGTTTAAGAATGCTCAATACAAACCCTTCCAATGA
- the mraZ gene encoding division/cell wall cluster transcriptional repressor MraZ, with the protein MISLIGVHECKLDAKGRMLLPSDLKKQLLPVWGEGFVIKRSVFHQCLEIHPMTEWKKVMERMNKLNRFVKKNNDFIRLFTAGVRIVEPDASGRLLVPKDLMNFAELEKEVVLSSSINMVEVWGKDKYETVLNDPDLDFAALAEEVMGGPTPGDDE; encoded by the coding sequence ATGATCAGCTTGATTGGCGTACATGAATGCAAGCTCGACGCAAAGGGTCGAATGCTGCTTCCTTCAGATTTGAAGAAGCAGCTTTTGCCGGTTTGGGGCGAAGGCTTTGTCATCAAGCGCAGTGTTTTTCACCAGTGCTTGGAGATTCACCCGATGACGGAGTGGAAGAAGGTGATGGAGCGGATGAACAAGCTGAATCGCTTTGTGAAGAAGAACAACGACTTCATTCGCCTTTTCACGGCAGGAGTTCGGATTGTAGAGCCGGACGCCAGTGGACGTCTCTTGGTGCCCAAGGACTTGATGAATTTCGCCGAACTGGAAAAAGAAGTGGTGCTGTCCAGCTCGATCAACATGGTCGAGGTGTGGGGCAAAGACAAATACGAAACGGTGTTGAACGATCCGGACCTCGACTTCGCAGCGCTTGCTGAAGAAGTCATGGGCGGACCAACTCCGGGCGACGATGAGTGA
- the rsmH gene encoding 16S rRNA (cytosine(1402)-N(4))-methyltransferase RsmH, translating into MSDYHVPALLKESLRGLKIKPEGTYVDCTFGGGGHSKAILDQLTTGTLYAFDKDEDAKRNVPEHDRLVFVPQDFRYMKNFLRMHGVKLVDGILADLGVSFHQFDTPDRGFSLREDGPLDMRMSEQAQTTAAQILNEYEEEQLCHIFRRYGEVRPAMRLARMIISAREGQAFDRVNQLKETIAPLAPKLKEHKFYAQVFQALRIEVNDELGALEQMLLQSVEILKTGGRLAVISYHSLEDRMVKNFMREGKLDGEAERDFFGNRLVPFKVMNRKPLVPTEEEVERNNRARSAKLRVAERI; encoded by the coding sequence ATGAGTGATTACCACGTACCTGCGCTGTTGAAAGAGTCGCTCCGGGGACTCAAGATCAAGCCTGAGGGTACGTATGTCGATTGCACGTTTGGCGGCGGTGGCCACTCGAAAGCGATCCTTGACCAACTGACTACAGGCACTTTGTACGCCTTTGACAAAGACGAAGACGCCAAGCGCAATGTTCCCGAGCACGACCGATTGGTCTTTGTGCCTCAGGACTTCCGCTACATGAAGAATTTCCTGCGCATGCACGGTGTCAAACTGGTGGATGGAATCTTGGCCGACCTGGGCGTGAGTTTTCATCAGTTCGACACTCCGGACCGAGGCTTCAGTCTTCGTGAAGATGGACCTCTGGACATGCGGATGAGCGAGCAGGCGCAAACGACGGCTGCACAAATCCTCAACGAATACGAGGAAGAGCAGCTCTGTCACATCTTCCGTCGGTACGGAGAGGTGCGTCCTGCGATGCGATTGGCGCGGATGATTATATCGGCCCGTGAGGGCCAGGCCTTTGACCGCGTCAACCAACTCAAGGAAACGATAGCTCCTCTCGCTCCAAAGTTGAAGGAGCACAAGTTCTATGCGCAGGTCTTTCAGGCGCTGCGCATTGAGGTAAACGACGAGCTGGGGGCATTGGAGCAGATGCTCTTGCAAAGTGTGGAGATTCTGAAGACGGGCGGTCGCTTGGCAGTGATCAGCTACCACAGTCTGGAAGATCGCATGGTGAAGAATTTTATGCGCGAAGGCAAGCTTGACGGTGAGGCGGAGCGCGATTTTTTCGGCAACCGATTGGTTCCGTTCAAGGTGATGAACCGGAAGCCACTAGTGCCGACAGAGGAAGAAGTAGAACGAAATAACAGAGCCCGGAGCGCAAAATTGCGCGTCGCTGAGCGGATATGA
- a CDS encoding PASTA domain-containing protein, whose protein sequence is MKERSDILKRLYFAGALLLVFALAVSGKLIWIQVQEGEALMAKAEETVVKQIEVEATRGNIYASDGSLLATSMPKYEVRMDVMTVSEDLFQSEVSGLARSLNRILGYKTTTEYERYLRQARNAGNRYLFLAKDVDFIQYQQLRQAPILKAGKYRGGLIAQQVNTREMPFKKMAERTIGYERAGLKVGLEGAFNDELSGREGRRLNQKIAGGHWKPLNDGNRVEPRDGSDLVTTIDPQMQDIAHQALLRRLEIHEADHGCAVLMEVETGAIKAMVNLGRTEDGKYYEKRNYAVWESTEPGSTFKLPALMAALEDGVVDTSEQVNTNGGVYKFYGTPVRDSRKGGYGVISLGRAFEVSSNVGISRVINEHYEDRPSKFVDRLYKMGLADQCGIEIPGEGKPMIPTPGDAAWSGITLPWMSHGYAVSMTPLQVLNFYNAVANDGQMMQPYLVAGIQRNGKMIRSFEPEVVHPMICSENTLNKVQALLEGVVQRGTATNIRTDRFAMAGKTGTCKLNYWKKDEYPEYQASFAGYFPADAPRYSCIVVVAKPNNSTGYYGNRVAAPVFAEIAHRLYTNDPALQLPVDSLAPHGAMATAEQAPPDHLATLTGDALPDLRGWDAMDAVYWLENHGIAVTLKGKGKVKRQSIRSGERVELIDHLTLELGL, encoded by the coding sequence ATGAAAGAACGTTCGGACATACTCAAACGCTTGTACTTCGCAGGAGCCCTCCTGCTGGTCTTTGCTTTGGCGGTCTCTGGCAAGCTGATCTGGATTCAGGTTCAGGAAGGCGAGGCCTTGATGGCGAAGGCGGAAGAAACGGTGGTCAAGCAGATTGAGGTAGAGGCGACGCGCGGAAACATCTACGCTTCGGACGGCTCGCTTCTGGCGACCTCTATGCCCAAGTATGAGGTGCGAATGGATGTGATGACGGTATCGGAAGACCTCTTCCAATCGGAAGTCTCGGGTTTGGCGCGCTCCCTAAACAGAATTCTCGGATACAAGACAACGACCGAATACGAGCGTTACCTCCGTCAAGCGCGAAACGCTGGAAACCGCTACCTCTTCTTGGCGAAGGACGTGGACTTTATCCAGTATCAGCAACTCCGTCAAGCACCCATTTTGAAGGCGGGAAAATACCGTGGAGGTCTTATTGCTCAGCAGGTCAACACGCGTGAAATGCCCTTCAAGAAAATGGCGGAGCGCACCATTGGCTATGAGCGTGCAGGATTGAAGGTTGGATTAGAAGGCGCCTTTAACGATGAATTGAGCGGACGCGAAGGACGCCGACTGAACCAAAAAATTGCCGGGGGACACTGGAAGCCTCTCAACGACGGAAATCGTGTGGAGCCTCGGGATGGATCGGACTTGGTTACCACCATTGATCCACAAATGCAAGACATTGCCCATCAGGCTCTGCTTCGTCGATTGGAAATCCACGAGGCCGATCACGGCTGCGCGGTCTTGATGGAGGTGGAGACCGGTGCCATTAAGGCCATGGTCAACCTCGGCCGCACCGAAGACGGGAAATATTACGAGAAGCGAAACTACGCTGTTTGGGAGAGCACAGAGCCCGGATCTACATTCAAACTTCCCGCGTTGATGGCTGCTTTGGAGGATGGGGTGGTCGATACCTCTGAACAAGTCAATACCAACGGCGGGGTGTACAAATTCTACGGGACTCCGGTGCGCGATTCCCGAAAAGGCGGGTACGGAGTCATCAGTTTGGGACGTGCCTTTGAGGTGAGTTCCAACGTGGGGATTTCCCGTGTTATCAACGAACATTACGAAGACCGGCCAAGCAAATTTGTCGACCGCCTGTACAAGATGGGCTTGGCCGACCAGTGCGGTATTGAAATTCCGGGTGAAGGCAAACCAATGATTCCCACTCCAGGCGATGCCGCTTGGAGTGGGATTACCCTCCCTTGGATGTCGCATGGCTATGCGGTATCCATGACTCCACTTCAGGTCCTAAACTTCTACAACGCCGTAGCCAATGACGGGCAAATGATGCAGCCGTACTTGGTGGCCGGCATACAGAGAAACGGAAAGATGATCCGAAGCTTTGAGCCGGAAGTGGTGCATCCGATGATCTGCTCGGAGAATACGCTGAATAAGGTTCAAGCCTTGTTGGAAGGGGTGGTTCAACGCGGTACCGCGACCAATATCCGCACGGATCGTTTCGCTATGGCCGGCAAAACGGGAACCTGCAAACTCAACTACTGGAAGAAGGACGAGTATCCGGAATATCAAGCCAGCTTCGCTGGGTATTTCCCCGCCGATGCGCCGCGCTATTCCTGCATCGTCGTGGTCGCCAAGCCAAACAACAGCACGGGCTACTACGGAAACCGCGTCGCCGCTCCGGTCTTTGCGGAAATCGCTCATCGCCTTTACACCAACGATCCGGCGCTTCAATTGCCGGTGGATTCTTTAGCGCCTCACGGCGCGATGGCTACAGCCGAACAAGCCCCACCCGACCATCTGGCCACGCTCACCGGTGACGCCCTGCCCGATCTGCGCGGATGGGATGCGATGGACGCGGTCTACTGGCTCGAAAATCACGGCATCGCCGTCACCTTAAAAGGAAAGGGAAAAGTTAAGCGCCAGAGCATTCGCTCCGGCGAACGCGTGGAATTGATTGATCACTTGACACTCGAATTGGGTCTATGA
- a CDS encoding S-adenosyl-methyltransferase, translating to MTEEQNVEQKWNVGKWLRGSFLADERNAVHWPFLLYLGLLALISIYSAHSADRKVFRIAELQTELKELKSQYVSTRSQLMNATKLSVVSEKVNEQGLSQSAESAYVIYAEKE from the coding sequence ATGACTGAAGAGCAAAACGTAGAGCAAAAATGGAACGTGGGGAAATGGCTCCGCGGAAGCTTCTTGGCCGATGAACGCAACGCAGTTCACTGGCCATTTCTGCTTTACCTCGGACTGTTGGCGCTCATCAGCATCTACAGTGCGCATTCTGCAGACCGCAAGGTTTTTCGCATTGCCGAGTTGCAGACCGAGCTCAAAGAGTTGAAGTCGCAGTACGTCAGTACGCGCTCCCAACTCATGAACGCGACCAAGTTGTCCGTGGTGAGTGAGAAAGTGAATGAACAGGGGTTGAGCCAAAGTGCTGAGTCCGCCTATGTGATCTACGCCGAAAAAGAATGA
- a CDS encoding YihA family ribosome biogenesis GTP-binding protein: MWTRTHDGTPRRIQPHLARLVQRPRRMIIRDVKFVKSSQKINQCPDPDRPEYAFIGRSNVGKSSLINMLMSRNKLAKVSGKPGKTQLINHFAVNDESWYLVDLPGYGYAKVSKTQRQEFQSIITDYISKRKNLVNLFVLVDSRHEPQKIDLAFMEWLGESQIPFSIVFTKIDKMSSNELQKSLARYRKIMLLEWEELPPNFRSSATSAIGREEILSYINSLNEEMGDYFKKA; the protein is encoded by the coding sequence ATGTGGACACGCACCCATGATGGAACACCCCGACGAATTCAACCGCATCTTGCACGCCTGGTTCAACGACCAAGAAGGATGATCATACGCGACGTCAAATTCGTCAAGAGCTCCCAAAAGATTAATCAATGCCCCGATCCGGATCGTCCGGAATACGCGTTCATTGGGCGGTCTAATGTGGGAAAGAGTTCACTCATCAACATGCTGATGAGCCGCAACAAACTGGCCAAAGTCTCTGGAAAACCCGGAAAAACTCAGCTGATCAATCATTTCGCCGTCAATGATGAATCATGGTATTTGGTTGATTTGCCCGGTTACGGTTATGCCAAGGTGAGCAAAACCCAGCGCCAAGAATTTCAGTCCATCATCACGGACTACATCAGCAAGCGCAAGAACCTCGTGAACCTATTTGTTTTGGTGGATTCTCGCCACGAACCGCAAAAGATTGATCTGGCGTTCATGGAATGGCTTGGGGAATCGCAAATCCCCTTTTCTATTGTCTTCACCAAGATTGACAAAATGAGCTCCAATGAGCTTCAAAAAAGCCTCGCCCGGTATCGGAAAATCATGTTGTTGGAATGGGAGGAACTCCCGCCAAACTTCCGCAGCTCAGCAACAAGCGCCATCGGGCGCGAAGAAATCCTCAGCTACATCAATAGCCTGAATGAGGAAATGGGGGACTACTTTAAAAAAGCTTAG
- the gldC gene encoding gliding motility protein GldC — protein MSHQSEIKINVTLDENKVPEQMSWDASDGGVENEDTKAVMMSVWDPKSKETLRIDLWTKDMLLDEMKIFYHQTLMGMADSFERASNEKEVAEGMRMFAEDFAKRIGIKD, from the coding sequence ATGAGTCATCAATCCGAAATAAAGATCAACGTAACCCTCGACGAGAACAAAGTGCCCGAACAAATGAGCTGGGATGCCTCAGATGGAGGTGTGGAAAATGAAGACACCAAAGCCGTTATGATGTCGGTTTGGGATCCGAAATCCAAAGAAACCCTGCGCATTGACTTGTGGACCAAGGATATGCTCTTGGATGAAATGAAGATCTTCTATCACCAAACCCTCATGGGCATGGCCGATAGTTTTGAGCGCGCTTCAAACGAAAAAGAAGTGGCTGAAGGCATGCGCATGTTCGCCGAAGACTTTGCCAAGCGCATCGGGATCAAGGACTAA
- a CDS encoding UDP-N-acetylmuramoyl-L-alanyl-D-glutamate--2,6-diaminopimelate ligase: MKLLKDILYKAGIEEVVGNTNIAITEVQFDSRKVTKDCVFVAVPGTQVDGHHFIDSAIESGALAIVCETLPEVIDQRVTYVVVRSSAFALGVISSAFYDHPSEKLKLIAVTGTNGKTSVVTMLYRLMKGMGHKTGLLSTVDVRIDNEVLEATHTTPDAIAINKTMALMVEKGIKYCFMEASSHAIHQERMAGLDLDIAVFTNITHDHLDYHGDFNEYIKAKKKLFDDLTPKAYALVNRDDKHGETMVMNTRAKTYRFGLKGEADYKVRVLENTFSGLVLKMNEHELYTKLIGKFNAYNLAAVYGVSDLLGIDQISALTTLSTLSTAPGRFQYLRTPEGITGIVDYAHTPDALKNVLETIAQIRGGNEQVITVVGAGGDRDKTKRPEMAKIAARFSDRVVLTSDNPRSEDPEEILKDMKAGLDPTTTRKTLAITSRREAIRTACSLAQAGDIILVAGKGHEKYQEIQGVKHPFDDLEILNETLKPQA; encoded by the coding sequence ATGAAATTGTTGAAGGACATCCTCTACAAAGCGGGCATCGAAGAAGTCGTGGGCAACACGAACATCGCCATTACCGAAGTGCAATTCGACTCTCGGAAGGTGACCAAGGACTGTGTTTTTGTCGCTGTTCCCGGTACTCAGGTGGACGGACATCATTTCATCGATTCAGCCATTGAATCGGGTGCGCTCGCCATAGTCTGTGAAACGCTGCCCGAAGTCATTGACCAGCGCGTCACCTACGTCGTCGTGCGCAGCAGTGCCTTCGCACTCGGAGTGATCTCTTCGGCCTTCTACGATCACCCCAGCGAGAAACTCAAGCTGATCGCCGTTACGGGAACCAATGGTAAGACTTCGGTGGTCACCATGCTGTATCGCCTCATGAAGGGTATGGGTCATAAAACGGGACTTTTGAGTACGGTCGATGTTCGCATTGACAATGAGGTGCTCGAAGCAACGCACACGACCCCAGATGCGATTGCCATCAACAAGACCATGGCCTTGATGGTCGAGAAGGGTATTAAGTACTGCTTTATGGAGGCCAGTTCACATGCCATCCACCAGGAACGTATGGCTGGTTTGGACCTGGATATTGCTGTCTTCACGAACATCACCCACGATCACCTCGACTACCACGGTGATTTCAACGAGTACATCAAGGCCAAGAAAAAGCTCTTTGACGATCTGACCCCTAAAGCCTACGCCTTGGTGAATCGGGACGATAAGCACGGCGAAACCATGGTGATGAACACGCGTGCTAAGACCTACCGCTTTGGACTCAAAGGGGAGGCTGATTACAAGGTGCGCGTCTTGGAAAACACCTTCAGCGGACTCGTTTTGAAGATGAACGAGCACGAGCTCTACACCAAGCTCATCGGCAAGTTCAATGCCTACAATTTGGCGGCAGTTTACGGGGTGAGTGACCTCTTGGGCATCGATCAAATTTCAGCCCTGACCACGCTGTCCACATTGAGCACGGCTCCCGGCAGATTCCAGTACCTGAGAACACCTGAAGGCATTACCGGAATAGTGGATTACGCGCATACGCCCGATGCGTTGAAGAACGTCCTGGAGACCATTGCGCAAATCAGAGGGGGAAATGAGCAAGTCATTACGGTCGTCGGTGCCGGCGGGGATCGAGACAAGACCAAGCGTCCAGAGATGGCCAAGATTGCGGCCCGCTTTAGCGATCGAGTGGTTCTGACCAGCGACAATCCTCGGAGTGAAGATCCAGAGGAGATCTTAAAGGATATGAAGGCTGGATTAGACCCTACGACGACACGTAAAACGCTGGCGATCACATCGCGCCGTGAGGCGATCAGAACAGCTTGTAGCCTGGCGCAGGCCGGGGACATCATCCTTGTGGCCGGAAAAGGCCATGAGAAATACCAAGAAATACAAGGGGTGAAGCATCCCTTCGACGACCTCGAGATTTTGAACGAAACCTTAAAACCTCAAGCCTGA